A window of the Eretmochelys imbricata isolate rEreImb1 chromosome 7, rEreImb1.hap1, whole genome shotgun sequence genome harbors these coding sequences:
- the PDLIM1 gene encoding PDZ and LIM domain protein 1 isoform X2 — protein sequence MTYQPLKSPSDRNSRLLPPGFQAPFATVYNPLQPHTSLPPLQRRHSTSSIPSQVRVGPEQLKQAAQICPNSPVEVEVPGLKVVHVQFNSPLQLYSQRNILDTLQGQISSVSPAFPSLEHHNQPSSNLVIDKESEVYKMLQETEDPKEPPRQSASFLVLQEILESEGDPNKPSGFRSVKAPMTKVASSIGNAQKLPICDKCGSGIVGAFVKLRDKQRHPECYVCSDCGTNLKQKGHFFVEDCIYCETHARERVTPPEGYEVVTVFPK from the exons ATGACATACCAGCCCTTAAAATCACCCTCTGACCGAAACAG CCGTTTATTGCCTCCTGGGTTCCAGGCACCTTTTGCAACAGTCTATAATCCTCTCCAGCCGCATACCTCCTTGCCTCCATTGCAAAGGAGGCACAGCACCTCCTCCATCCCAAGCCAAGTGAGAGTTGGGCCCGAACAGCTAAAGCAAGCCGCTCAGATCTGCCCCAACAGCCCTGTGGAAGTGGAGGTGCCAGGACTCAAAGTGGTGCACGTGCAATTTAATTCCCCCTTGCAGCTCTATTCCCAGAGAAACATCCTGGATACTTTACAAGGGCAGATCTCTTCCGTTAGCCCTGCTTTTCCCAG TTTGGAGCACCACAACCAGCCCTCCAGTAACCTTGTCATAGACAAGGAGTCTGAGGTTTACAAGATGCTCCAGGAGACTGAAGACCCAAAGGAACCACCCAGGCAGTCTGCTTCATTCCTGGTGCTACAAGAAATTTTAGAATCTGAAG GGGATCCCAATAAACCTTCTGGATTTAGAAGCGTGAAAGCACCAATGACAAAAGTTGCCTCGTCGATCGGAAATGCCCAGAAACTGCCCATTTGTGATAAGTGTGGATCCGGCATTGT GGGGGCGTTCGTGAAACTGCGTGACAAGCAGCGCCATCCAGAGTGCTATGTGTGCAGCGACTGCGGGACAAACCTCAAGCAGAAAGGACACTTCTTTGTGGAGGATTGCATCTATTGCGAGACGCATGCCCGGGAGCGAGTGACCCCGCCCGAAGGCTATGAGGTGGTCACTGTCTTTCCAAAGTGA